The Methylobacterium sp. PvR107 genome contains a region encoding:
- a CDS encoding branched-chain amino acid ABC transporter substrate-binding protein: MRASILAGILGLLMAGSAQAQVKIGIVGAITGPNAAFGAQIKNGASQAVDDINKAGGINGQKLVAVIGDDAGDPKQGVSVANKFASDGVKMVVGHFNSGVSIPASDVYLDAGIIQVTPASTNVKFTERGLWNTFRTCGRDDQQGAVAGTYLADHFKGKKIAFVHDKTPYGKGLADETLKALKAKGGKDVMFEGINAGEKDYSALVSKLKSADIGAVYFGGLHTEAGLIIRQMRDQGLTAPMMSGDGITDKEFVQIAGPGAAGTLMTFSPDARKNPNAKAAVAAFKAKGIDPEAYTLYSYAAVQVLAKAMAETGSSDGKKLADWLHQGKPTQTVIGEIAYDKKGDITRPDYVMYAWTKGTDGRIDYTGHELTQ, from the coding sequence ATGCGCGCTTCTATACTGGCCGGTATCCTCGGCCTCCTGATGGCCGGCTCAGCGCAGGCTCAGGTCAAGATCGGCATCGTCGGTGCGATTACCGGACCCAACGCGGCGTTCGGCGCCCAGATCAAGAACGGCGCCAGTCAGGCGGTCGATGACATTAACAAGGCCGGCGGGATCAATGGCCAGAAGCTCGTCGCCGTCATCGGTGACGATGCCGGCGATCCCAAGCAGGGCGTCTCGGTCGCCAACAAGTTCGCCAGCGACGGCGTGAAGATGGTGGTCGGCCACTTCAACTCAGGCGTGTCGATCCCGGCCTCCGACGTCTATCTCGACGCCGGCATCATCCAGGTCACCCCGGCCTCGACGAACGTGAAGTTCACCGAGCGCGGCCTGTGGAACACGTTCCGCACCTGCGGCCGCGACGACCAGCAGGGCGCGGTGGCCGGCACCTACCTGGCCGATCACTTCAAGGGCAAGAAGATCGCCTTCGTCCACGACAAGACCCCCTATGGCAAGGGCCTCGCCGACGAGACCCTGAAGGCGCTCAAGGCCAAGGGCGGCAAGGACGTGATGTTCGAGGGCATCAACGCAGGCGAGAAGGACTACTCGGCGCTCGTCTCCAAGCTGAAATCGGCCGACATAGGCGCCGTCTACTTTGGCGGCCTGCACACCGAGGCCGGTCTGATCATCCGGCAGATGCGCGACCAGGGCCTTACGGCGCCGATGATGAGCGGTGACGGCATCACTGACAAAGAGTTCGTCCAGATCGCCGGGCCGGGCGCGGCGGGCACGCTGATGACCTTCTCGCCGGATGCCCGCAAGAACCCGAACGCCAAGGCGGCGGTCGCCGCGTTCAAGGCCAAGGGCATCGATCCCGAGGCCTACACGCTCTACTCCTACGCGGCCGTGCAGGTGCTCGCGAAGGCGATGGCTGAGACCGGCTCCAGCGACGGCAAGAAGCTCGCCGACTGGCTGCACCAAGGCAAGCCGACGCAGACGGTGATCGGCGAGATCGCCTACGACAAGAAGGGCGACATCACCCGGCCCGACTACGTCATGTACGCGTGGACCAAAGGTACCGACGGCCGGATCGACTACACGGGGCACGAATTGACGCAATGA
- the oxlT gene encoding oxalate/formate MFS antiporter, translating to MDTLSGRRWLQLGLGLIVMMTISSPQYVWTLFAKPFQGVTNASLAAVQVTFTLVIVLQTFFSPVQGYLIDRFSPKLMIALGAALSGLGWVAASFAQSLLGLYATYGLFCGLGTGIVYVGIVGLMVRWFPDRRGFAAGLVAAGYGMGAMITTFPISDMMQTAGFRTTLFDFGLILGGIGILAALGLRAPRADEIPTSEAARVTIAAADTAPGAMLRTPLFWLMFAMMTMMSTGGLMVTANFAAFAREFGVADALVFGFAALPFALTFDRVTNGLTRPFFGWVSDHIGRELTMTLAFAGEALAICLLLYYRQNAYAFALLSGVVFFAWGEIFSLFPSLLTDTFGTKYATTNYGFLYMAQGVGALLGGPIAALIHDAAGNWVPVFSIAIGFDLLTAGLALMILRPMRRDWVGARRTPPIIPGAATA from the coding sequence ATGGACACGCTTAGTGGGCGCCGCTGGTTGCAACTCGGCCTCGGGCTGATCGTCATGATGACGATCTCAAGCCCACAATACGTCTGGACGCTGTTCGCCAAGCCGTTTCAGGGGGTGACGAACGCCTCGCTCGCCGCCGTGCAGGTCACGTTCACGCTGGTGATCGTCCTGCAGACCTTCTTCTCACCGGTGCAGGGCTACCTGATCGACCGCTTCAGCCCCAAGCTGATGATTGCGCTGGGCGCAGCGCTGTCCGGCCTGGGTTGGGTTGCTGCGTCCTTCGCGCAGTCGCTGCTCGGCCTCTACGCCACCTACGGCCTGTTCTGTGGCTTGGGGACTGGCATCGTCTACGTCGGGATCGTCGGGTTGATGGTGCGCTGGTTCCCGGATCGGCGCGGCTTCGCCGCCGGCCTCGTCGCGGCGGGCTACGGCATGGGCGCGATGATCACCACGTTCCCGATCTCCGACATGATGCAGACCGCCGGCTTCCGGACGACCCTGTTCGATTTCGGTCTCATCCTCGGCGGTATCGGCATTCTGGCCGCATTGGGCCTGCGGGCGCCTCGCGCCGACGAGATCCCGACCTCCGAAGCTGCCCGCGTGACGATTGCGGCGGCCGATACAGCGCCCGGCGCGATGCTGCGCACGCCCCTGTTCTGGCTGATGTTCGCCATGATGACGATGATGTCGACCGGCGGCCTCATGGTCACCGCCAACTTCGCCGCCTTCGCGCGCGAGTTCGGGGTCGCGGATGCGCTGGTGTTCGGCTTTGCGGCTCTGCCGTTCGCGCTGACCTTCGACCGGGTGACCAATGGTCTGACGCGGCCCTTCTTCGGCTGGGTCTCCGACCATATTGGCCGCGAACTGACGATGACACTGGCTTTTGCGGGAGAAGCGCTGGCGATCTGCCTGCTGCTTTACTACCGACAGAACGCTTACGCCTTCGCTCTGCTGTCCGGGGTGGTGTTTTTCGCTTGGGGGGAGATCTTCTCCTTGTTCCCCTCGCTCCTGACCGACACCTTCGGCACCAAGTACGCCACGACGAATTACGGCTTTCTGTACATGGCGCAGGGCGTGGGCGCTCTGCTCGGCGGCCCGATCGCAGCCCTGATCCACGATGCGGCCGGCAACTGGGTGCCGGTGTTCAGCATCGCGATCGGCTTCGATTTGCTGACTGCCGGCCTGGCCCTGATGATCTTAAGGCCCATGCGGCGGGACTGGGTGGGCGCACGTCGAACGCCACCAATCATCCCGGGGGCCGCGACGGCCTGA
- a CDS encoding DUF1194 domain-containing protein, protein MRLAAIAATLCALIIPARQAPAQPASTEVDVALVLAVDVSLSMDLEEQRVQRDGYVAAFRSTAVQAAIRQGLIGRIAVTYVEWAGIGSQSVVVPWTVIGTAAEADGFADQLTHALPTRAVWTAIAAALDFSMGLLREARFEATRRVIDVSGDGPNNQGRAVTLSRDDAVAAGVIINGLPLMLKAPTGPYDIPDLDLYYRDCVIGGPGAFLVPVRDKAEFATAIRTKIVREVADAAGPAPQILPVQAFSRARCAATGRRSRYDLDDP, encoded by the coding sequence ATGCGCCTCGCCGCGATCGCCGCCACTCTCTGCGCTCTCATCATTCCGGCTCGACAGGCGCCGGCTCAGCCGGCGAGCACGGAGGTCGACGTCGCCCTCGTCCTCGCGGTCGACGTGTCGCTGTCGATGGATCTTGAGGAACAGCGGGTGCAGCGCGACGGCTATGTCGCGGCCTTCCGCTCCACGGCTGTCCAGGCGGCCATACGTCAGGGTCTCATCGGTCGCATCGCCGTGACCTACGTCGAGTGGGCCGGAATCGGAAGCCAGTCCGTGGTCGTGCCTTGGACGGTGATCGGCACGGCTGCCGAGGCCGACGGTTTCGCCGATCAGCTCACGCACGCGCTCCCGACCCGGGCCGTCTGGACCGCGATCGCGGCGGCTCTCGACTTCTCAATGGGGCTCCTGCGTGAGGCCCGGTTCGAGGCCACACGGCGCGTCATCGACGTCTCCGGCGACGGTCCGAACAATCAGGGTCGCGCGGTCACCCTGTCCCGGGACGACGCGGTCGCTGCCGGCGTCATCATCAACGGCCTGCCGCTGATGCTCAAGGCGCCGACGGGCCCCTACGACATACCCGACCTCGACCTGTACTATCGCGATTGCGTCATCGGCGGACCCGGTGCCTTCTTGGTGCCGGTGCGCGACAAGGCGGAGTTCGCCACCGCGATCCGCACCAAGATCGTGCGGGAGGTCGCCGATGCGGCGGGGCCTGCACCGCAGATCCTGCCGGTGCAGGCGTTCAGCCGCGCCCGCTGCGCGGCGACCGGACGTCGTAGCAGGTACGATCTCGATGATCCCTGA
- a CDS encoding ABC transporter substrate-binding protein — translation MRRRDFLAGATASLIAAPRLVRAEAATTLKFIPYADLALLDPLVSAFVTRNHVMMVFDTLYALDAAGVPRPQMVAGESVEDGGRRVRLTLRDGLKFHDGTPVLGRDVVASLRRWASTDSFGQALMAATDELSSPSDTTVEFRLKHAFPLLPNALAKPTNLMAAIMPERLAATPPTTRLTEMVGSGPFRFVANERVPGARNVYRRFEGYVPRSDGAPSFCAGPRIAHFDRVEWLTNPDPGTQVAALQAGEVDWVEQPLMDLVPSLRTNRAIKLEVVEDKGLIGVLRFNFLHPPFDNPAIRRAVLRAVNQTEFMQAVAGENAAVDTRVGVFGPAGLPMANDSGMEALSGKHDVAKLKRDIAAAGYKGERVVFLTATDVPRISAICSVGVAMMRQLGLNVDEVSTDWGSVVQRSTSQQPIDKGGWSVFGSFWGGYDVMNPAGHLLLRGTGLRAWNGWPTDERLENQRQSWIDAADQAGRLEIARQIQAQAFEDVPFLPLGSYLQPTAYRADLAGMQVGLPLFTNIRRS, via the coding sequence ATGAGGCGACGCGATTTTCTTGCTGGCGCCACAGCATCCCTCATCGCCGCGCCGAGACTCGTGCGCGCAGAGGCCGCCACAACACTCAAGTTCATCCCCTACGCTGACCTTGCCCTGCTCGATCCGTTGGTCAGCGCCTTCGTCACCCGCAACCACGTGATGATGGTGTTCGACACCCTCTACGCCCTCGATGCCGCCGGTGTGCCTCGGCCGCAGATGGTGGCGGGCGAGAGCGTCGAGGATGGTGGCCGGCGCGTGCGGCTCACCCTGCGCGACGGGCTGAAGTTCCACGACGGGACCCCCGTTCTCGGACGGGATGTCGTCGCCAGTCTCCGACGGTGGGCGAGCACCGACTCCTTCGGCCAGGCGCTGATGGCTGCCACCGACGAACTCTCATCGCCATCCGACACGACGGTCGAATTTCGCCTGAAGCACGCGTTTCCGCTCCTACCGAATGCCTTGGCCAAGCCAACGAACCTCATGGCCGCCATCATGCCGGAGCGGCTGGCTGCGACACCGCCCACCACCCGTTTGACTGAGATGGTCGGTTCGGGTCCGTTCCGCTTCGTGGCGAACGAGCGCGTGCCGGGCGCGCGCAATGTGTACCGCCGCTTCGAAGGCTACGTGCCGCGGAGTGACGGAGCGCCGAGCTTCTGCGCCGGGCCGCGCATCGCCCATTTCGACCGCGTCGAGTGGCTGACGAACCCCGACCCGGGCACGCAGGTCGCCGCTCTCCAGGCCGGCGAGGTCGACTGGGTCGAGCAGCCGCTCATGGATCTCGTGCCGAGCTTGCGCACGAACAGGGCGATCAAGCTCGAGGTCGTGGAAGACAAGGGCCTCATCGGCGTCCTGCGCTTCAATTTCCTCCACCCGCCCTTCGACAACCCGGCGATCCGGCGCGCCGTGCTGCGGGCCGTCAACCAGACCGAATTCATGCAGGCGGTCGCAGGCGAGAACGCCGCCGTAGACACCCGCGTCGGCGTGTTTGGCCCCGCCGGTCTGCCCATGGCCAATGATTCCGGCATGGAGGCGCTGAGCGGTAAGCACGACGTCGCCAAGCTCAAACGCGACATCGCCGCGGCCGGCTATAAGGGCGAGCGGGTCGTGTTCCTGACGGCGACGGACGTTCCGCGCATCAGCGCGATCTGCAGCGTCGGCGTCGCGATGATGCGTCAGCTCGGCCTGAACGTCGACGAGGTCTCCACCGACTGGGGTAGCGTGGTGCAGCGTTCCACAAGCCAGCAGCCGATCGACAAAGGCGGCTGGAGCGTGTTCGGCTCGTTCTGGGGCGGCTACGACGTGATGAACCCAGCGGGTCACCTGCTGCTACGTGGCACCGGGCTGAGGGCCTGGAACGGCTGGCCCACGGACGAGCGGCTGGAGAATCAACGCCAATCCTGGATAGACGCCGCGGACCAAGCCGGGCGGCTCGAGATTGCGCGGCAGATTCAAGCCCAGGCGTTTGAGGATGTGCCGTTCCTACCCTTGGGTTCGTACCTCCAGCCGACAGCCTACCGTGCTGATCTCGCCGGTATGCAGGTGGGCCTGCCGCTGTTCACAAACATCCGGCGGTCTTGA
- a CDS encoding LysR substrate-binding domain-containing protein — translation MTLLLSHRHLHDRRSNAGGAFHVPAHAKFPVKGRHRPSTRTSDALHAVYPRGHAIGAMPKVTVEALSGFPLVLMDPATSVRAVVDLAFIGAGRLPVVVCAATYMMTAVGMVRAGLGLTILPGSARELRAERILRSRPIDDPQPKRPVCLIKKAARTLPVAAEEFCKRLLSRISHQG, via the coding sequence GTGACCCTTCTTCTCAGTCATCGTCACCTCCATGATCGGAGGTCGAATGCCGGAGGGGCATTCCACGTTCCGGCGCACGCGAAGTTCCCTGTGAAAGGACGGCACCGTCCGTCAACTCGGACAAGCGATGCACTGCACGCCGTCTATCCCCGCGGCCACGCGATCGGCGCGATGCCGAAGGTCACGGTCGAGGCGCTCTCTGGCTTCCCACTGGTCCTGATGGATCCCGCCACGAGCGTGAGGGCGGTGGTCGACCTCGCTTTCATCGGTGCGGGCCGGCTGCCGGTCGTTGTCTGCGCGGCGACATACATGATGACCGCAGTGGGTATGGTGCGAGCCGGCCTCGGCCTGACGATCCTGCCGGGCTCGGCGCGAGAGTTGCGAGCCGAGCGGATACTGCGATCGCGGCCCATCGACGACCCGCAACCCAAGCGGCCGGTTTGCCTGATCAAGAAGGCGGCCCGGACGTTGCCGGTCGCGGCCGAAGAATTTTGCAAGCGGTTGTTGAGTCGGATTTCGCATCAAGGGTGA